TTGGATATTATTATTGCAGTTTTTGGCTTTGCCATAGGAACATTTTTTGCAAATCTAATTTGAGAAATAAGAAGATTTGTAAAAGAAAGGTGTGTTTAAATGGATAAACTAAGTAAAATGTATAGTTACATAAATTGGCCCATTGTTATGTTTATAGTTTTATTGTTTGTTTTATTTTTTGATTTAAAATTATGGGTAGCCTTAGCGATATATATAATTATTGTATTGATTGACTCTGCTGTTATGTATATTCGAAAAGATACGAAGAAATTTAAATGGAATATTTTATTTGCACTTGTATTAGTAGTATTATTATTTCTTTTTGGTTAATTGATTTTCAACTTGCTTTATTCTAAATAAAATAGAGCAGGAGAAGTAAAGCAAATGATTTTTAGAATTTTTTTAATGGGATCCGGCTATCGAATATTAATTCATTTTTCTAGTTTACATAATATATATTATAGGAAGTAATAAACGAAATAAAAACCTGAATAACTGATCAGGTTTTTACTCAAACCAAACTCACTTTCACTTATGAAGCCTGGTGTATGGAATGGATTTTATCTTTCACTTTTTCTTCAATCGGTTTAATTTTTAAAAATAAAAGTGCTATTGCTGCTATACATAATACGGCAGCGACAATAAATGGTATGTTAGCACCAAACATTTCGCTAATAAGCCCTGACATTAACGGTGCAAATGCAGCGCCTAACCAACGAACAAAATTATACGCACCACTTGTGATACTACGCTCATGTGGTGAATGTTCCATGACGGTTGTTGTAAATAACGCATTGTTAACACCTAATACAAGACCAGACAAAATAATTAAGCATATATCGACCCAGCGTATATCAATCACTCCAAGGAACAGCAAGATTAAGGCGCATATACATAAAGAAAACTTAAGAATTAGTTTAGGATTTAAATACTGTTCAAGTAGATGTGAAATTTTTGCAGAGCCTAAAGCTAAGCATAATCCCCATGCAAAAAATACAAATCCAATTTGGATAGCTGATAACCCTAAAATAAGTGGCGAATAAGCTAAAATGGTAAAAAAACAATAATAATAAAACATACCACTTAATGCAATTTGGAGAAAAGGTTTATGTGTAAATAAGTGTAGCATTTGTTTAATAGGAACGTTTTGTTTCGTCTTCTTAACAACTCTTCTGTCAGGTTCTTTTACTTTGAATAAAATTAATAAAAAGGCGATAAAAATTAATGTTGCTGTAGCGTAAAATGGATAACGCCATGAAATATTTCCAAGTATACCACCAAGTAATGGGCCAAATGCCATTCCGAGCCCCATTGCTGCTTCATAGAGACCAATCGCATGGCTTGGTGTGATAGAAAGTCCAATTAGCATAGTCATTGCAGTGGCTAAAAACATTGCATTCCCAAATCCCCAACCAGCTCGAAAAATAGAAAGCGCTGTTATACTATCTGAAAAACCACATAGTAAGGCAAAAATCGTTACAATAAATAAACCCATGACAATTAAGCGCTTATCTCCTAATCTTCCAGCGACAATACCAATTGGAATCATCATAATTGCCATTGTGAAAATATAAGCTGTAAATAGCATTTCCACTTGTGAATGTGTAGCGCCAATATTTGCTGCAATCGATGGTAATAATGGGTCTACAATGCCTATCCCCATAAACGCTAGCAAAGATGCAAGTGCTGTAATCCATTTCCCTAATTTTTTTTCTTGTTCATCTAACATATTTTGTATGCACTTCTTTCCCCTAAAATAATTTTCTTACTTATTATTAAGTTTACGGCAAAGAGTTATATATGTCAATAATTACATATATAATTATTGACATATAATTTGTTTTCTTTAAATTTTTGTCATACAATAAAAGTATTGAAATGCTAAAGGTGGTTAGAAGATGCCAAATATTTTAGGGTTTACTCTACTGGAAATGATTGCACGTGAAGCATCTAGTGGCTATGAGCTTGCCCATCAACTTAAAATCATGCAAAATACGCATCATAGTCAAATTTATCCTTCTCTTTCGGATCTTGAGGAAAAAGGCTTTCTCATTGTTCATGTGCAAAAGCAAGAAGGAAAACCAAATAAAAAAGTTTATTCCATTACGGAGCTAGGCTTGAATGCGCTTAAAGAATGGGCTAATAGTACTTTAAAGCCCCCTGTTATTCGTGATGAATTTATTATTAAACTACAATTAGATTGGTTGGAACCTGAACAGACCAATGAACTACTACATGAGCGAAAAAAATATTTAGAAAATCAAAAAAGTTTGATCACAGAAACGCTTTTTAAATTTAAAAAAACACTGGGTTTAACTACGGAAGCTGAATGCAATCAAAATATGCCATATCAGATTTATGCCCGGCGGTTAGATTTAGTTACAGCTGAGATAGAATGGTGTGATCGCTTATTGCAACGTAAATAAAACAAAGTAGAAAGCGCTCGCAGTTAATATTAAACAATTTGCCAGACTTCCGGTTCTCCGGTTTCTGGCAAATTGTTTCTTAAAAAATATAGCTATGTCTTAGGCTCATTTTACTTTTTATTGACTTGAACTTTAGCATACTTATCAGTTTCTAAGATTTTGTTAGCTAGTTTAATCATCTCTTTGTTTGGTGTAGGGGTTCCTTCTAGTGGATAGCGAATACCTAACTGTTCCCACTTATAAACACCCATTGTATGATAAGGCAGTACTTCTACTTTTTTTACATTGGGTAGTTTTGAGATGAAATCATGGAGTTTTTGTAAATCAGTTGGGTCATCGGTTTTTGCTGGAATTAATACATGGCGAACCCAAATGGGCTGGTTTTTGTCACGTAAATAATGTGCAAAATCAAGAACGGGTGCATTAGATTTTGTAGTAAGTTTGAGATGTTTCTCGGGATCTATCTGTTTAATATCAAGCAAGATTAAATCGGTTAATGCTAGCAGCTTATCTAGCTTTGAAATGAAGATAGGGTCACGAGTAAAACAGCCACCGCAGCTATCAATTGTAGTATGGACACCTGCTTTTTTGCAGAGTGTAAACAATTCAATTAAAAAATCAATTTGAAGTAACGGTTCCCCGCCGCTTACTGTGATTCCACCACCAGAGTTATCCCAAAATTCACGATAACGAATCGCTTCCTTAAATACATCCTCTGCTGTTCGTTTTGTCCCAGTGCCAATTTTCCAAGTATCTGGATTATGGCAAAACTGGCAGCGTAATAAACACCCTTGCATAAATATAATATATCTAATTCCTGGGCCATCCACAGTTCCCATTGTTTCTACTGAGTGGATTCCACCAAAAATCGTTGTCATAACGAATCGCTTCCTTTTAACAGACTTTTAGACCAGAGTTCTTTGTTTGAAGTGGTGATGGCTTTAGCTCCAGCAGCAAGTGCTTGATCAATTTGCTTTTTTGTTGTAATAAGTCCACCGGCAATAATTGGGATGGAAACTTTTGTTGTCATTTTTTTTATTTCAGTTGGAATGATCCCAGGTAAAAGCTCAATGGCGTCGGGTTTTATTTTTTCAACGAATGAAATCCCTTTTTCATAAGCGCTGGAATCGATCATAAAAAGACGCTGAATAGCAAAAACACCCTGTTGTTTCGCTTTAGCCACAACATTTGCTCGGGTTGAAATAATTCCTGCTGGTCTTACTTCTTGGCAAAGAAACTCAACGCCATAATCATCATTTTTTAGTCCAGCAATTAAGTCCGCGTGCAATAAAACCTTTTTATGGTTTCGTTGTGCTAATTTTAGTAACGGCTTTAACTGGGCAATATGACTTTCTAGCATGACGAAGTATTGTATATTGGCATTTTGACAAATTTTTTCAATATCTTTTTGATGTCTTGCTGCTGGGATAATAGGTTGATTTATGAATTGTAATTTTTTCATTATTCTACATCACGCGTTTAAACATTTTTTCAAGCTCATAAGTTGTGTACTGAATGATAACGGGTCTACCATGTGGACAAGTAAATGGATCACTTGCCGCGCGAAGAGTATCTAGAAGAACTTCCATATCTTTATTGGTCAAATAATGATTGGCTTTGATTGATTTTTTGCAACTCATCATAATGGCTGTATCTTCGCGTAATTTGTGAATGCTAATATTTGGTGAGTGAATAGCTTCATCAATAATATCACGTAGCATCTCTTCTTCTTCTCCTTTTGGAAACCAGGTAGGATGTGAACGAATAATATAACTATTTTGGCCAAAGTCTTCTAAAAATACGCCAACTTCCTCTAACTTTGCCTTTTGTTCAGCTAGTCGTATATATTCATCATTTGAAAATTCAAGGACAATAGGAACAAGTAACTCCTGCAATTCGCGTGCAACTTCTCCAATTTTTTCTCTGAAAAATTCATATTTTATCCGTTCTTGGGCGGCGTGTTGATCAATGATATAAAGACCGTTTTCATTTTGCGCTAGAATATAAGTCGCATGCATTTGGCCGATGGGGTACATTTTTGGCATTCTATTCACTTGCTCTTTTGTCGCAGGTGCGGGCTCTAATGTTTCTTCTGATTGATAAAGTGTTTCTTGTTCTTTTATTACTGGGACGTCTGGATCTGGCACAAAGTCAGGAATATTTGGTTTTTGAAAAAGTACGGGTGCTGGTTTTTCATCTTGTTGTTCCACATTTTTAGGAGGATCAAAATTCATATTTAATTGCTCAGAATCTTGTTTTTGCTTTTTCGAAATTTCTCCTTCTGGAATGAGTTGTAATTTATGAAATGCTTTTTTGAGCATATCTGTTATTAAAGCGCTAAGTTCTTTCTCTTTGCTAAGCCGTACTTCAAGTTTTGCTGGATGAACATTAACATCAACAATGGTTGGGTCCATTTCAATTTGTAAAATAATAATCGGAAAACGGCCAATGGGTAAAAGCGTATGGTAGCCTTCTTGGATTGCTTTAACTAGTGCAAAGTTTTTGATGTAGCGGCCGTTGATGATGGTTGAAATATAATTTCTATTTGAACGATTTATTTCTGGCAGAACAGCGTAACCGGAAATTGTAAAATCAAGGGAACGCGCATGAACAGAAGCAGCTTTTTTAGCAATAGAAACCCCATAGATTGCTGCAATCACTTGCCGTAAATCGCCATTTCCATTTGTTGATAAAATGGCTTTGCCGTTATGGCTTAGTCTAAAGCTGATATCAGGGTGTGCGAGTGCTAAGCGATTAATAATGTCTGTGATATTACCAAGTTCGGTTGGCAAGCTTTTTAAATATTTTAGTCGAGCGGGTGTATTAAAAAATAACTGACTCACTTCAATTTGTGTCCCTTTACGTGAAGTGCTGCTTTGTAGTTCTTTTTGTTTGCCGCCTTCGAGAATAATTTTTGTACCAGGGCCCTCTCCAGTTGACGTGGTCATTTCTAGATGTGAAACAGAAGCGATACTTGGCAAAGCTTCACCGCGAAAGCCAAGGGTATGAACGTGAAAAAGGTCATGTTCATTTTTAATTTTACTTGTTGCGTGTCGTAAAAAAGCCGTTGGAACATCTTCTGGATTGATTCCGATTCCATTGTCAATGACAGTGATTTTGTTTAAGCCGGCTTCTTCAATTAAGATATCAATAACCGTACTATCTGCATCAATCGCATTCTCTAGTAGTTCTTTAACGACAGAAGAAGGACGTTCCACAACTTCTCCTGCCGCAATTTTATTTGATAGTGCATCGGTTAGTTCAATGATTTTATGAGGCATATTATTCGTCCTCCAATTTATTTTGTAACTCGTAAAGTTTATTTATCGCATCAAGTGGTGTCATTTGCATTAATTTTAAGGTGCGAATTTGGTTAAGAATTTTATTGGCTTGTTTTGTATCTGTTTTTGTTTCTTCAAGTGGAAACATGGCAAGTTGGGTTTCTTGTTGACGTGGTGCCTTTTCTTTTGTTTTTTCGTTTTTTGTTTCAAGCTGATTTAAAATTTCACTGGCACGCTTAATTAAAGCTTTTGGAAGTCGTGCAAGTTCTGCCACATGAATCCCATAACTTTTATCGGCAGGACCTTCTTTGATTTTGTGTAAAAAGACAACTTTGCCATTTTCTTCAACAGCACTCACATGAATATTGTTTAGGTTTGGCAAGGTTTTTTCTAAGACGGTTAGCTCATGGTAGTGTGTTGAAAATAATGTTTTGGCATGAACGTTTTCATGAATATACTCGATGATTGCTTGTGCTAGTGCCATCCCGTCATAGGTGGCTGTTCCGCGTCCAATTTCATCAAAAAGAATCAAACTGTTTTCTGTAGCGTTAACAATCGCGTTTTGCGCTTCTAACATTTCTACCATAAAGGTACTTTGACCAGCAATTAAATCATCCGCAGCGCCAATCCTTGTAAAAATTTGATCAAAAATCGGTAAGGTTGCTTCTTCTGCTGGGACAAAGCAACCGATTTGCGCACAGATTGCTGTTAAAGCGATTTGACGCATGTAGGTGCTTTTACCAGACATATTAGGTCCAGTGATTAAGAGAAGCTCTCGTTCATTATTCATTTCGCAATCGTTGGCTACATAACTCTGGATGCCCATTACTTTTTCCACCACTGGATGTCTGCCAGATTTGATCGATAGCTTGCCTGTTTCACTTAATATGGGGCGGATAAAGTGATTTTTTTCGCTGATTTCAGCAAAGCTTTGTAAACAATCCACTTCACTGATTAGTTTCGCTAGTTTTTGTAAACGTTCGATAAATTGTTTAACGACTTCACGGACTTCTGTGAAAAGTTGATATTCAAGCTCTATGCTTTTTTCTTCAGCTTCTAGGATTAATTTTTCTTTTTCTTTTAATTCGGGTGTAATGTAGCGTTCTGCATTGGCAAGCGTTTGTTTTCGTTCATAGCGCCCTTCTTCAAGCAGATGCGTATTGGCACGTGTAACTTCAATATAATAGCCAAATACTCGATTAAAGCCTACTTTAAGCGATTTGATATTGGTTCGTTCGCGTTCTTTTTTTTCAAGTTCTGCAATCCAGTGTTTACCATTTCTGCTGGCGTCGCGATACGTGTCTAAATTTTGATGATAGCCATCTTTAATAATTCCTCCTTCTCGAATTGAAAGCGGTGGCAAATCAATGATGGCTCGTTCTAGTAATTCTGTAAGCTCAGTGCATGGATCAAGATTATTTGCCAGGTCTGTGAGGTTTTTAGCGTCTTTCATCGAGGTCAGGGTGGCTTTAATTTTAGGGATTTGATAAAGTGAATTACGCAATTGGATTAAATCGCGTGCGTTAACGTTCCCGTAAGCAACACGACCGGCTAAGCGTTCTAAATCATACACATTTTTTAAATTTTCTACAAGTTCAACGCGTTCAAAAAAATGATCCATCAATTCATTGACATCCTTTTGTCTTGTTTCGATCATTGTTCGATCAATTAAAGGTCTATCAATCCACTGTTTCATTTGCCTTGCGCCCATGGCAGTTTTTGTATTATCTAAAAGCCAAAGTAGTGTGCCTTGACGTCCTTTCCCACGAATGGATTCAGAAAGTTCAAGGTTGCGCTTTGAATAATAATCTATTTTCATAAAATGATTGGTTTCGTAATGAATCGCTTTTTGTAAATGGCCAAGGTCCCGTTTTTGTGTTGCGATTAAGTAATTTAAGAGTTTGCTGATGGCTTTTTTTTCAGTTAATGTCATTGATCGATCAATAAGATTTGTAAAGGCTTCCGTTGGTTCTTCATTTTCATAAATAGAAAGGGTTAAACCGAGCTGTTCCTTTAGTGTTTCATCCATGATGAGTGCATCATTTGAAGATGCAACTAGTTCTTTAACTGAAAGCGTTGTTAACTCATTTGTTAAGCGTCCAATTTCTGGCTTTAATAACGTTGATTTTAATTCACCCGTAGATAGATCACAATAAGCAAAACCATATTCTTTATTTTCATAGATAAACAAAGAGGCAATATAATTATTTTCTTTTTCTTTTAACCCTTTTTCATCCATAACCATTCCAGGCGAAATTAATTGAACAACTTCTCGCTTAACCATGCCTTTTGTTGTTTTAGGATCTTCTACCTGTTCACAAATGGCGACTTTATAACCTTTTTCGATTAATGTATCAATATAGCCACTGGCAGAATGATACGGAACACCACACATTGGAATTTTTTCTGTTCCTCCACCTTCTCGTCCTGTAAGTGTAATTTCTAGAATTTGTGAAGCTCTTAGTGCATCATCGAAGAACATTTCATAAAAATCACCCAATCTAAAGAACAGAAAGGCATCTTGATAATTTTCTTTAATACTAAGATATTGTTTCATCATTGGTGTGTATTCTGTCATCTTCCTCATCATCCCTTACTTTTGTTTATTAAAAGAAAAACAGTTTTTTATTTCTCAATATGTTGCGAGATTTGTTTTGCTATCTCTTTTGTTAAAAGTTGGATGAGATCATTCGCTTCTAATTGTGCTCTCCTATATTCAGTGACGATCGGCAAACGATCTATTTCCTCGTTTAATTCCTTAATTTGTTGTTCTACTTGACGTAGTGCTTCGTGTTTTTGGTAATGCTCTAAATTAACGGCTTGTTTTTGTAAATCTTTAATGGCTGCTATTTTTTGTTTGATTTTTTCGTTTTCATGAATACGAGCCTCAGCAGTCCGGTAAAAAGCTACTTCATCAGTTTCGGCAAGTTTATCGCGTAATTGCTCTGCTTGCTTGATAATTTTTTCTTTTTGATCCAAGAGATTTCCTCCAAATTAATAAAATGGGTGATCTTCATTGATTAAAATGCGTTCTATTTTCTTGGCTTTTCCAGTCGTTGCATCAAGTGAGATTAAGCAAGCAGAAAGGACTGGACGCCCGTTTTTTGGTACTTCAAAACGCGTTGGCAGTGAACTTAGAAAACGTCTTATAACTGCTTCTTTTTCCATGCCTAAAATAGCATCATAAGGTCCTGTCATTCCAACATCAGTTAAATAAGCCGTGCCTTTTGGTAAGATGCGATTATCGGAGGTTTGGACATGAGTATGTGTTCCGATAACAGCTGAAACTTGTCCGTCTAAATACCATCCCATTGCTTCTTTTTCGCTTGTCGTTTCCGCATGAAAATCGATGAAAATAATATTCGTTCGTTTTTTTGTCTCTTCAATAAGCTCTCTCGCTTTGCGGAATGGATCATCTAAATCTGCCATAAATGTTCGTCCTTGTAAATTTATCACAGCGACTTCGTGGTCATTACTTTTGATAAACACCATCCCAGATCCTGGTGTTGTATCATTTGGAAAATTAGCAGGGCGAACGAGATATTTTGCTGTATCAATAAATTCAAAAATATCACGATTGTCAAAGCTATGATTGCCTAGTGTGACTGCATTTGCACCTTGTTCTAAGAATTGTTTGTAAATCTTTTCGGTGATTCCTCTACCTGAAGCTGCATTTTCTCCATTAATGATGGTGACAGTTGGCTTATATTTCTGCTTTAATTTTGGTAAATAGTCAGTAATTGCATCGCGTCCAATCGAACCAACGACATCACCGATAAATAAAATCTTCATTTTCCATTACTCCCTATCATTTGACTACGGCGTTCTAGCAAAATGACATCACGAAATTGTCCATTCATTTCGCCAAGTTTATCATACGTACATTTTTTCTGAAAACCAAATTTATCATGTAAGTGTAAACTAGCTTTGTTTTCAGGGAAAACCAATGAAAGAAGCGTCCAGAAACCAGAGCGCTCACTTTCTGTTATTAAATGTTCCATAAGTGCGACACCGATCTTTCTTCCACGTGCTTTTTCTGCAATGTAAATGCTTAATTCAGCAACACCGCGATAACTATGCATCGAGGAAAATGGTAAAAGTGCAGCAAAGCCAAGCACATCTTTCCCTTCTACTGCGACTAACCGACACTCATTTAAATATTTTTTATCCCAATCAAAAAACGTTGGGACATGTTGTTCGAAAGTTGCGTTCCTTGTTGCAATTCCTTCTTGGTAAATTTGTTGCATTAGTGGATAATGCGCTTTTTTCATTAATGTAATTTCCATAGTGATTTCCTAACTTTCTTTACAAGGTATCGATTCGGTAAACGTAATACGTGCCAAGAATATGTGTTTTCCCACCGAGAAGCTCAATTTCTTCTAAGGCATTTTCAATTAATTTATTGGCATTATTCGATAATAAATCAATGAAAAAGAAATATTCGCCAAGTGATGTTTTGAGTGGCCTTGATTCAATTTTACTCATATCGATATTTCGCCAAGCAAACGCGGCTAATACTTTGTGAAGTGCACCAGGTAGATTATTCGGTAAAATCACACTAACCGATGTTTTTTCTTCTTGTTGCTTTAATGGGATATGCACTTGTTTTCGGCTTAATACAAAAAACCTAGTTTGGTTTAGTTCGATATCTTGCGCATTTTCTTTAACAATTTTTAGGTGATATTCTTTTGCAGCCATTTTCGGAGCGATTGCTGCAATAAGTTTAGTTGGGTGATCGCTTACCCATTTAGCAGCATAGGCGGTTGATGGGGTCGCTTCTCTTTCTGCTCCGTATAATTCATTTTGCAAAAAACGATGACATTGTGCTAATCCTTGTGGGTGGCTCATGACTTTTTGGACGGATTGCCACGCGGATTCATTGCCTGGATGAACCATAACATGTTGTGCTATAGGTAAAACAAGCTCAGCTACAACAGGTACATTTGAAAAATGAAATAAGTAATCAAGTGTCACATTCACGCTTCCTTCAATTGTATTTTCAATTGGGACAATGGCGATGTCTACTTCTGACTTTTCAAGTGCAACAATACAATCAGGAATCGTGCTTTTAGCAACCATTTCTTCATGTGGAAATGCTTCTTTTGCCCCGCTATGCGTAAAAGAAGCAACGGGACCTAAATAAGCCACTTTCATAATATGAAGCCCCCTTTTTCTCTTTTGTTAACAGCTTCTATTCTTGAAATTCAAATTCATAATCAAGTAAGCGAACGGTATCGCCATCTTCGGCTCCTTTTTTCCGTAATGCTTCATCGACACCCATTGCTCTAAGTTGACGAGCGAAACGATTGATTGAAGCATCGCGTTCAAAATTGGTCATTGCGAATAAACGCTCGATCTTAGCTCCTGTAAGTACGTAAGCTCCGTCGTCATCACGACTGATTTCAAAATCAGGTTCTTCTGCTTGATATTTATATAAAACCGTATTTTCCTCTTCTTTTTCAAGTAGTTCATCGAGTGGGAATTCAGGGGTCTTTTCAAGCGTATCAATCGTATCAAGAAGAAGCTCTTTTAAACCTGTTTTTGTTAGTGCTGAGATCGGAAAAATGGTTATATCGTTGCCTATTTTCTCTTTAAAAATAGCAAGATTTTCTTCAGCTTCTGGCATGTCCATTTTATTAGCAACGATGATTTGTGGCCTTTCAAGTAGGCGTAAATTATATTCTTCTAACTCTTTATTGATAGCTAAATAATCTTCATAAGGATCTCGACCTTCAGCACCTGACATATCAATCACGTGAACGATAACACGTGTCCGCTCAATATGACGTAAAAATTGAAATCCTAGCCCTACTCCTTGGCTAGCTCCTTCGATTAATCCAGGTAAATCAGCCATAACAAAGCTTCTGCCATCGCCTGTATCTACCATCCCTAAATTAGGGACAATTGTTGTAAAATGATAGGCAGCAATTTTTGGTCGAGCTGCTGAAACAACAGATAGCAAGGTTGATTTACCAACGCTTGGAAAGCCTACCAAACCGACATCTGCTAATACTTTTAGCTCAAGTTGGACATCACGTTCTTGTCCTGGTTCGCCGTTTTCCGATAATTCAGGAGCAGGGTTCGCTGGTGTAGCAAAACGTTTGTTACCGCGACCGCCTCGGCCACCTTTTGCAATAATGGCTGTTTGACCGTGAGCTACTAAATCGGCAACCGTTTCTCCTGTATTCACATCTTTTACAATGGTACCTGGTGGAACTTTCACAACTAAATCTTCAGCGCCGCGACCATGCATGCTCTTACTCATTCCATTTTCGCCATCTTCAGCTTTGAACTTTCTCTTATAGCGAAAATCAACTAATGTTCTCATACCCTCGTCAACGATAAAAACTACATTTGCGCCTTTACCACCATCCCCGCCAGCAGGACCCCCATTTGGTACAAATTTTTCACGTCGAAAAGCAACCATTCCGTTGCCGCCAGATCCAGCTTTTACAAAAATTTTGACCTGATCTACAAACATCATTATATAATTCTCCGTTCTTTAAAGTCTTATCTTTCATTATATCAGTAAATTGTCGATTCGCAAACCATAAAAA
This DNA window, taken from Listeria sp. PSOL-1, encodes the following:
- a CDS encoding MFS transporter, with product MLDEQEKKLGKWITALASLLAFMGIGIVDPLLPSIAANIGATHSQVEMLFTAYIFTMAIMMIPIGIVAGRLGDKRLIVMGLFIVTIFALLCGFSDSITALSIFRAGWGFGNAMFLATAMTMLIGLSITPSHAIGLYEAAMGLGMAFGPLLGGILGNISWRYPFYATATLIFIAFLLILFKVKEPDRRVVKKTKQNVPIKQMLHLFTHKPFLQIALSGMFYYYCFFTILAYSPLILGLSAIQIGFVFFAWGLCLALGSAKISHLLEQYLNPKLILKFSLCICALILLFLGVIDIRWVDICLIILSGLVLGVNNALFTTTVMEHSPHERSITSGAYNFVRWLGAAFAPLMSGLISEMFGANIPFIVAAVLCIAAIALLFLKIKPIEEKVKDKIHSIHQAS
- a CDS encoding PadR family transcriptional regulator, whose amino-acid sequence is MPNILGFTLLEMIAREASSGYELAHQLKIMQNTHHSQIYPSLSDLEEKGFLIVHVQKQEGKPNKKVYSITELGLNALKEWANSTLKPPVIRDEFIIKLQLDWLEPEQTNELLHERKKYLENQKSLITETLFKFKKTLGLTTEAECNQNMPYQIYARRLDLVTAEIEWCDRLLQRK
- the pflA gene encoding pyruvate formate-lyase-activating protein → MTTIFGGIHSVETMGTVDGPGIRYIIFMQGCLLRCQFCHNPDTWKIGTGTKRTAEDVFKEAIRYREFWDNSGGGITVSGGEPLLQIDFLIELFTLCKKAGVHTTIDSCGGCFTRDPIFISKLDKLLALTDLILLDIKQIDPEKHLKLTTKSNAPVLDFAHYLRDKNQPIWVRHVLIPAKTDDPTDLQKLHDFISKLPNVKKVEVLPYHTMGVYKWEQLGIRYPLEGTPTPNKEMIKLANKILETDKYAKVQVNKK
- a CDS encoding glycerol-3-phosphate responsive antiterminator, encoding MKKLQFINQPIIPAARHQKDIEKICQNANIQYFVMLESHIAQLKPLLKLAQRNHKKVLLHADLIAGLKNDDYGVEFLCQEVRPAGIISTRANVVAKAKQQGVFAIQRLFMIDSSAYEKGISFVEKIKPDAIELLPGIIPTEIKKMTTKVSIPIIAGGLITTKKQIDQALAAGAKAITTSNKELWSKSLLKGSDSL
- the mutL gene encoding DNA mismatch repair endonuclease MutL, whose protein sequence is MPHKIIELTDALSNKIAAGEVVERPSSVVKELLENAIDADSTVIDILIEEAGLNKITVIDNGIGINPEDVPTAFLRHATSKIKNEHDLFHVHTLGFRGEALPSIASVSHLEMTTSTGEGPGTKIILEGGKQKELQSSTSRKGTQIEVSQLFFNTPARLKYLKSLPTELGNITDIINRLALAHPDISFRLSHNGKAILSTNGNGDLRQVIAAIYGVSIAKKAASVHARSLDFTISGYAVLPEINRSNRNYISTIINGRYIKNFALVKAIQEGYHTLLPIGRFPIIILQIEMDPTIVDVNVHPAKLEVRLSKEKELSALITDMLKKAFHKLQLIPEGEISKKQKQDSEQLNMNFDPPKNVEQQDEKPAPVLFQKPNIPDFVPDPDVPVIKEQETLYQSEETLEPAPATKEQVNRMPKMYPIGQMHATYILAQNENGLYIIDQHAAQERIKYEFFREKIGEVARELQELLVPIVLEFSNDEYIRLAEQKAKLEEVGVFLEDFGQNSYIIRSHPTWFPKGEEEEMLRDIIDEAIHSPNISIHKLREDTAIMMSCKKSIKANHYLTNKDMEVLLDTLRAASDPFTCPHGRPVIIQYTTYELEKMFKRVM
- the mutS gene encoding DNA mismatch repair protein MutS; protein product: MTEYTPMMKQYLSIKENYQDAFLFFRLGDFYEMFFDDALRASQILEITLTGREGGGTEKIPMCGVPYHSASGYIDTLIEKGYKVAICEQVEDPKTTKGMVKREVVQLISPGMVMDEKGLKEKENNYIASLFIYENKEYGFAYCDLSTGELKSTLLKPEIGRLTNELTTLSVKELVASSNDALIMDETLKEQLGLTLSIYENEEPTEAFTNLIDRSMTLTEKKAISKLLNYLIATQKRDLGHLQKAIHYETNHFMKIDYYSKRNLELSESIRGKGRQGTLLWLLDNTKTAMGARQMKQWIDRPLIDRTMIETRQKDVNELMDHFFERVELVENLKNVYDLERLAGRVAYGNVNARDLIQLRNSLYQIPKIKATLTSMKDAKNLTDLANNLDPCTELTELLERAIIDLPPLSIREGGIIKDGYHQNLDTYRDASRNGKHWIAELEKKERERTNIKSLKVGFNRVFGYYIEVTRANTHLLEEGRYERKQTLANAERYITPELKEKEKLILEAEEKSIELEYQLFTEVREVVKQFIERLQKLAKLISEVDCLQSFAEISEKNHFIRPILSETGKLSIKSGRHPVVEKVMGIQSYVANDCEMNNERELLLITGPNMSGKSTYMRQIALTAICAQIGCFVPAEEATLPIFDQIFTRIGAADDLIAGQSTFMVEMLEAQNAIVNATENSLILFDEIGRGTATYDGMALAQAIIEYIHENVHAKTLFSTHYHELTVLEKTLPNLNNIHVSAVEENGKVVFLHKIKEGPADKSYGIHVAELARLPKALIKRASEILNQLETKNEKTKEKAPRQQETQLAMFPLEETKTDTKQANKILNQIRTLKLMQMTPLDAINKLYELQNKLEDE
- a CDS encoding RicAFT regulatory complex protein RicA family protein — encoded protein: MDQKEKIIKQAEQLRDKLAETDEVAFYRTAEARIHENEKIKQKIAAIKDLQKQAVNLEHYQKHEALRQVEQQIKELNEEIDRLPIVTEYRRAQLEANDLIQLLTKEIAKQISQHIEK
- a CDS encoding TIGR00282 family metallophosphoesterase, whose protein sequence is MKILFIGDVVGSIGRDAITDYLPKLKQKYKPTVTIINGENAASGRGITEKIYKQFLEQGANAVTLGNHSFDNRDIFEFIDTAKYLVRPANFPNDTTPGSGMVFIKSNDHEVAVINLQGRTFMADLDDPFRKARELIEETKKRTNIIFIDFHAETTSEKEAMGWYLDGQVSAVIGTHTHVQTSDNRILPKGTAYLTDVGMTGPYDAILGMEKEAVIRRFLSSLPTRFEVPKNGRPVLSACLISLDATTGKAKKIERILINEDHPFY
- a CDS encoding GNAT family N-acetyltransferase: MEITLMKKAHYPLMQQIYQEGIATRNATFEQHVPTFFDWDKKYLNECRLVAVEGKDVLGFAALLPFSSMHSYRGVAELSIYIAEKARGRKIGVALMEHLITESERSGFWTLLSLVFPENKASLHLHDKFGFQKKCTYDKLGEMNGQFRDVILLERRSQMIGSNGK